The following proteins are encoded in a genomic region of Desulfobotulus mexicanus:
- the pseC gene encoding UDP-4-amino-4,6-dideoxy-N-acetyl-beta-L-altrosamine transaminase, whose translation MKTTSFPVIPYGRQNISEKDIHAVLEVLHSDYLTQGPKVPEFEKKMTAFCGASHAVAVNSATSALHLACLALGLGPGDTLWTSPITFVASANCALYCGASVDFVDIDPKTWNLCPIKLEEKLHQAEKQNRLPKIVVPVHLCGQPCDMEAIHRLSLKYGFSIIEDAAHATGASCKKETVGNCRYSDITIFSFHPVKIITTAEGGMAMTNQKDLAEKMALLRSHGITRDENAMTQPPDGPWYYQQIDLGFNYRMTEIQAALGISQMDRLQEFIKKRQQLSQRYSQLLKDLPLTLPFCLPDYDSAWHLYIIRLQKNQISKSHREIFEALRTEGIGVNLHYIPVHTQPYYRAMGFREGQFPEAENYYKEAISLPLFPDLQEADQNRVIDALNRVLGMGQTHKT comes from the coding sequence ATGAAAACAACTTCTTTTCCTGTCATCCCCTATGGAAGACAGAACATCTCCGAAAAAGATATCCATGCGGTACTGGAGGTACTTCATTCAGACTATCTGACCCAGGGCCCAAAGGTCCCTGAATTCGAGAAAAAAATGACTGCCTTCTGCGGGGCCTCCCACGCCGTTGCCGTCAACAGTGCCACCTCTGCCCTGCATCTGGCCTGCCTTGCCCTTGGCCTTGGCCCCGGCGATACGCTCTGGACCAGCCCCATCACCTTTGTGGCCTCAGCCAACTGCGCCCTTTACTGCGGTGCTTCGGTGGATTTTGTGGACATTGATCCAAAAACCTGGAACCTCTGCCCCATTAAACTTGAAGAAAAACTGCATCAGGCAGAAAAACAAAACAGACTGCCAAAAATTGTGGTTCCCGTACACCTCTGCGGCCAACCCTGCGACATGGAGGCCATTCACCGGCTTTCTTTAAAATATGGTTTTTCCATAATAGAAGATGCCGCCCATGCTACGGGGGCTTCCTGTAAAAAGGAAACCGTTGGCAACTGCCGCTACAGCGACATCACCATTTTCAGCTTTCATCCCGTTAAAATCATCACAACGGCGGAAGGCGGCATGGCCATGACCAACCAAAAGGATCTGGCAGAAAAAATGGCCCTCCTCCGCAGCCATGGCATTACAAGGGATGAAAATGCAATGACGCAGCCCCCGGATGGGCCATGGTATTACCAGCAGATTGATCTTGGCTTCAATTATCGCATGACAGAAATACAGGCTGCTCTGGGCATAAGCCAGATGGACAGACTACAGGAATTTATAAAAAAACGGCAACAACTGAGCCAGCGTTACAGCCAGCTGCTAAAAGACCTCCCCCTTACCCTGCCCTTTTGCCTTCCGGATTACGACTCCGCATGGCACCTTTATATTATACGGCTGCAGAAGAATCAGATCTCAAAAAGCCACAGAGAGATCTTTGAAGCATTGAGGACAGAAGGCATAGGTGTCAATCTCCATTATATACCGGTACACACCCAGCCCTACTACAGAGCCATGGGTTTTCGTGAAGGCCAGTTCCCCGAAGCAGAAAACTATTATAAAGAAGCCATCAGCCTGCCGCTTTTCCCGGATCTTCAGGAGGCGGACCAGAACAGGGTCATAGATGCCCTTAACCGGGTTCTTGGCATGGGACAGACCCATAAGACTTAA
- a CDS encoding thiolase family protein, translated as MKEVVIVSGSRTAVGAFGGILKDVSCVDLGATVMKDVLKKAGLRPQPSAEMESFCPDKLKGLGRIELEAGGYDYDEAFKPIAIDEVIMGNVLQAGQGQNPARQSMIRAGLSKETPAFTVNKVCGSGLKAIALGAQAIMTGDAEVVLAGGQESMSNTPMALLKARWGHRMELTGVGPVHDLMVYDGLYEIFYGYHMGITAENIVGKYGISREDQDKIAVLSHARAMEAIKNGTFKSEIAPVVIKGRKGDTIVETDERPMETSMEKMGKMKAAFKKDGSVTAGNASGINDGAAAVLMMSAEKAKELGLTPIIKIKGFASGGMDPAFMGLGPVPAIRKLLARTGMQMGDIDMIELNEAFAGQAIGCMMELGIDFEKPNELGSGISIGHPIGATGARQMVTGMYQMQRKGYGTGIISMCIGGGMGMAMIVEKA; from the coding sequence ATGAAAGAAGTAGTTATTGTCAGTGGATCTCGGACAGCAGTCGGTGCTTTTGGTGGCATACTCAAGGACGTTTCCTGTGTGGATCTTGGTGCCACGGTCATGAAGGACGTTTTGAAAAAAGCAGGTCTGCGTCCCCAGCCCAGTGCCGAAATGGAGTCATTTTGTCCGGATAAGCTCAAGGGTCTGGGTCGCATTGAGCTGGAAGCAGGAGGCTATGACTATGACGAGGCCTTCAAGCCCATTGCCATTGATGAAGTGATCATGGGTAACGTGCTGCAGGCAGGGCAGGGACAGAACCCGGCCCGTCAGTCCATGATCCGTGCTGGACTTTCCAAGGAGACTCCTGCTTTTACTGTGAACAAGGTCTGTGGTTCCGGCCTCAAGGCCATTGCCCTGGGTGCCCAGGCTATTATGACGGGTGATGCGGAAGTGGTTCTCGCCGGTGGGCAGGAAAGCATGAGTAATACACCCATGGCGCTGCTCAAGGCCCGCTGGGGACACCGCATGGAGCTTACCGGTGTGGGCCCTGTCCATGACCTGATGGTTTATGATGGTCTTTACGAAATCTTCTATGGCTACCATATGGGGATTACCGCTGAAAATATTGTGGGTAAATATGGTATCTCCCGTGAGGATCAGGATAAGATTGCCGTCCTCAGCCACGCCAGAGCCATGGAAGCCATTAAAAACGGTACCTTCAAGTCGGAAATTGCTCCTGTGGTGATTAAGGGCCGCAAGGGTGATACCATTGTGGAGACCGATGAGCGGCCCATGGAAACCAGCATGGAAAAAATGGGCAAAATGAAGGCCGCCTTCAAAAAGGACGGTTCCGTAACCGCAGGCAATGCTTCCGGTATCAATGATGGTGCCGCTGCCGTACTGATGATGTCGGCGGAGAAGGCCAAAGAGTTGGGCCTTACGCCCATTATCAAAATCAAGGGTTTTGCTTCCGGCGGTATGGATCCGGCATTCATGGGCTTAGGCCCTGTTCCTGCCATCCGCAAGCTCCTTGCCCGTACCGGGATGCAGATGGGCGACATTGATATGATTGAGCTCAATGAAGCCTTTGCCGGTCAGGCCATCGGTTGCATGATGGAGCTTGGTATTGATTTTGAAAAACCCAATGAGCTGGGCTCCGGAATTTCCATCGGCCATCCCATCGGAGCTACTGGTGCCCGGCAGATGGTGACGGGCATGTATCAGATGCAGCGCAAGGGTTATGGTACAGGCATTATTTCCATGTGCATAGGTGGCGGTATGGGTATGGCCATGATCGTGGAAAAGGCATAG
- the der gene encoding ribosome biogenesis GTPase Der — MKPVVALVGRPNVGKSTLFNRMTRSRDAIVDDMPGVTRDRHFGDARWEDKSFILVDTGGFLSNDADSFASHIRAQVELALEDADYVVLVVDGKSGISYYDRDLVELLRARGKSFFCLVNKIDGEKHEVALNDFYALGVEEPFPLSAEHGYGFSDFMDVLTADMPCDGVDEGIQPEGPVRVAVVGRPNAGKSSLINRLLGEERMVVSEVAGTTRDSVDSLVRFGGKSYLFIDTAGIRRKGKVTHRVEKYSVIKALKSLERCEVALVLLDAAEGVTDQDVRVAGYASDRGCGCIFVCNKWDLVPPEKKDVKRMKEDIGMEAKFLGYAPVLTISALTGQRVTKLFPMIDKVHEQYITQVSTSHLNRIIEDATARTEPSLHNGKRIKFYFASQVKNAPPTFALVTNYPDAIHFSYKRYLVNQIREALGLDMTPIRVEFRERSGRTDYSGKKSKPSPALLKKLQATRRSRKRRNR; from the coding sequence ATGAAGCCAGTGGTCGCCCTTGTGGGACGCCCCAATGTGGGCAAGTCCACCCTGTTCAATCGTATGACCCGGAGTCGGGATGCCATTGTCGATGACATGCCGGGGGTGACAAGGGACCGCCACTTCGGTGATGCCCGATGGGAAGACAAATCCTTTATTCTGGTGGATACCGGCGGGTTCCTTTCCAATGATGCGGACTCCTTTGCTTCTCACATCCGGGCCCAGGTGGAGCTGGCTTTGGAGGATGCGGATTATGTTGTGCTTGTGGTGGATGGTAAGAGTGGCATCTCCTACTATGACCGGGATCTGGTGGAGCTTTTGCGGGCCAGGGGAAAGTCTTTTTTCTGTCTTGTGAATAAGATTGACGGAGAAAAGCATGAGGTGGCGCTGAATGATTTTTATGCTCTGGGAGTAGAGGAGCCCTTTCCTTTATCCGCAGAGCACGGGTATGGTTTTTCGGATTTCATGGATGTTCTTACCGCAGATATGCCATGTGACGGGGTAGACGAAGGGATTCAGCCAGAAGGTCCGGTCCGGGTGGCTGTGGTGGGAAGGCCCAATGCAGGTAAATCTTCCCTGATCAACCGTCTTCTTGGGGAAGAGCGTATGGTGGTCAGTGAGGTGGCGGGCACCACCCGTGATTCCGTGGATTCCCTTGTGCGTTTTGGCGGTAAATCCTATCTTTTCATTGATACCGCTGGGATACGGCGGAAGGGCAAGGTCACTCATCGCGTTGAAAAGTATTCTGTTATCAAGGCTCTGAAAAGTCTGGAACGCTGTGAGGTGGCGCTGGTTCTCCTGGATGCCGCCGAAGGGGTTACGGATCAGGATGTCCGGGTGGCAGGCTATGCCAGTGACAGAGGTTGTGGTTGTATTTTTGTATGCAACAAGTGGGATCTGGTGCCGCCGGAAAAAAAAGATGTGAAGCGTATGAAAGAAGATATTGGCATGGAGGCCAAGTTTTTAGGGTATGCGCCTGTTCTGACCATTTCCGCCCTGACTGGGCAGCGGGTGACCAAGCTCTTTCCCATGATCGATAAGGTGCATGAACAGTACATCACCCAGGTCAGTACCAGTCACCTCAACCGGATTATTGAGGATGCCACAGCCCGGACAGAGCCATCCCTCCACAATGGCAAGCGCATCAAGTTTTATTTTGCTTCCCAGGTGAAAAATGCGCCCCCCACCTTTGCCCTTGTCACCAATTATCCGGATGCCATTCATTTTTCCTATAAAAGGTATCTGGTCAATCAGATCCGGGAAGCCCTTGGGTTGGATATGACGCCCATTCGAGTTGAATTCAGGGAGAGAAGCGGCCGGACCGATTACAGCGGTAAAAAAAGTAAGCCCTCTCCTGCTCTTCTGAAAAAGCTGCAGGCAACAAGGCGGAGTCGTAAGCGCAGAAACCGTTAG
- a CDS encoding NRDE family protein, which translates to MCLILFAVQQHPDWPLIVAANRDEFHKRPTEPARLRKTSPSVLAGKDLQEGGTWMGIVPETLLFAALTNYRDPLSRKNPAPSRGHIVEQALGSAEDMEPFLKKLKKEGTNFNGFNLIFGTPEKLFYYSNQTEKSLVIPPGVHGLSNHLLGTPWPKVTKGCRLLDQAIKKGAEEEDFFLLLQDRSMPEDRELPDTGMGLEWERILAPLFIVHPLYGTRSSTTLKVHCSGEFFFTEISWDERGKETGRVRFTGQGKRPFMP; encoded by the coding sequence ATGTGTCTCATTCTCTTTGCAGTGCAGCAGCACCCGGACTGGCCCCTTATCGTAGCGGCCAACAGGGACGAATTCCACAAACGCCCCACAGAACCAGCCCGTTTAAGGAAAACATCTCCCTCTGTGCTTGCGGGAAAAGATCTCCAGGAAGGAGGAACATGGATGGGCATTGTTCCAGAAACCCTTTTGTTTGCAGCCCTAACCAACTACAGAGATCCTTTATCCAGAAAAAATCCGGCACCCTCAAGGGGCCATATCGTGGAACAGGCCCTTGGGTCTGCTGAGGATATGGAGCCTTTTCTAAAAAAATTAAAAAAAGAAGGCACTAACTTCAACGGCTTCAACCTGATCTTCGGCACCCCTGAAAAGCTTTTTTATTACAGCAACCAGACAGAAAAGAGCCTTGTGATTCCTCCCGGCGTGCACGGCCTTTCCAATCATCTGCTGGGCACGCCGTGGCCCAAGGTGACAAAGGGATGCAGGCTACTGGATCAGGCCATTAAGAAAGGGGCTGAAGAAGAAGACTTCTTTCTTCTGCTGCAGGATCGCTCCATGCCGGAAGACAGGGAGCTTCCGGACACAGGCATGGGACTTGAGTGGGAAAGAATTCTTGCACCGCTCTTCATTGTCCACCCCCTTTACGGGACACGGAGCAGCACGACGCTGAAGGTACACTGCAGCGGAGAGTTTTTTTTCACAGAAATAAGCTGGGATGAAAGGGGAAAGGAAACGGGGAGGGTCCGTTTTACGGGGCAGGGCAAACGCCCCTTTATGCCTTAA
- a CDS encoding replication-associated recombination protein A: MEDLFVQDGSDYTEKPLAERMRPDSLEDIAGQEHLLSKGSVLRRAVDGDRLFSMILWGPPGCGKTSLARVLAKETQKGFVQISAVFSGVQEVRKIIEEARTRRRINGRGTLLFVDEIHRFNKAQQDAFLQHVEEGLITLIGATTENPSFEVIAALLSRCKVLVLQPVLQEACVGVLKRALLDTERGLGRLSITAGDDELGLLAEMADGDMRAALSGLEMAAFHCLGDGSRRERVIIKEDLAAVFGDRALRHDKAGDSHFNLISAFHKSMRGSDPDGALYWLFRMLEAGEDPLYLARRMVRFASEDVGMADPGALALALSAMESYRFLGSPEGEGALAQAAVYLATAPKSNAVYMAQKAVVARIRETGASPVPLHIRNAPTGLMADLGYGREYRYAHDFKDAYVPQDYLPDALLQDRYYTPTDRGYEKLVAQRMDGWRRIRETARKKS, encoded by the coding sequence ATGGAGGATCTCTTTGTACAGGATGGTTCTGATTATACGGAAAAGCCCCTTGCTGAAAGAATGCGTCCGGATTCTCTGGAAGATATTGCCGGGCAGGAGCATCTTCTGTCTAAAGGATCGGTGCTGCGCCGTGCTGTGGATGGGGATCGCCTCTTTTCCATGATTCTCTGGGGGCCTCCGGGTTGCGGAAAAACCAGCCTTGCAAGGGTGCTTGCAAAGGAGACGCAAAAGGGTTTTGTTCAGATTTCTGCCGTGTTTTCCGGTGTGCAGGAGGTTCGCAAGATTATTGAAGAAGCCCGTACCCGAAGGCGTATAAATGGCAGGGGAACCCTTCTTTTTGTGGATGAGATCCACCGTTTCAACAAGGCCCAGCAGGATGCCTTTCTTCAGCATGTGGAAGAAGGTCTCATTACCCTCATTGGCGCAACCACGGAAAACCCATCCTTTGAGGTGATCGCTGCTCTGCTTTCCCGGTGCAAGGTGCTGGTGCTGCAGCCAGTATTGCAGGAAGCCTGTGTCGGAGTACTGAAGCGGGCTCTTTTGGATACAGAAAGGGGGCTTGGCAGGCTGAGTATTACGGCAGGTGATGATGAGCTTGGCCTTCTGGCGGAAATGGCTGATGGAGATATGAGGGCGGCTCTTTCCGGGCTGGAAATGGCGGCCTTTCACTGCCTTGGAGACGGAAGTCGCAGGGAGAGGGTTATTATAAAGGAGGATCTGGCTGCGGTATTCGGGGATAGGGCACTGCGCCATGACAAGGCCGGAGACTCCCACTTCAATCTGATCTCAGCTTTTCATAAAAGTATGCGGGGCAGTGATCCGGACGGAGCATTGTACTGGCTTTTCCGCATGCTGGAAGCCGGAGAAGATCCTTTGTATCTGGCCCGGCGCATGGTCCGTTTTGCTTCGGAGGATGTGGGTATGGCCGATCCGGGCGCACTGGCCCTTGCTCTTTCAGCCATGGAGTCCTACCGTTTTCTGGGTTCTCCCGAAGGGGAGGGAGCTTTGGCTCAGGCGGCCGTCTATCTGGCCACGGCACCCAAAAGCAATGCAGTCTATATGGCCCAGAAGGCTGTGGTGGCCCGTATCCGGGAAACCGGTGCTTCGCCTGTTCCTCTGCATATCCGAAACGCTCCCACAGGCCTGATGGCGGATCTTGGTTACGGCAGGGAGTACCGCTATGCCCATGACTTCAAAGATGCCTATGTGCCCCAGGATTATCTTCCTGATGCTCTTTTGCAGGACAGATATTATACGCCCACGGACCGGGGCTATGAAAAGCTGGTGGCCCAGCGCATGGATGGCTGGCGCAGAATAAGGGAAACTGCCCGGAAGAAGTCTTAG
- a CDS encoding YkgJ family cysteine cluster protein, whose product MGGIFFMDAFETGLAPEVLASFFSGMDELYVQMDSAYAAVAESTGFSCGGCADSCCNTRFYHYTLVEVLYLLKGFSMLGEEERSAMEQRALDLCKAMKAHDAEGGDGVFRALCPLNVDGLCRVYAHRPMICRLHGVPWKMLGRGGEIKGPGCESFGASGDMLLDRTPLYRNLALLERDLRKKSGFDGRIRLSISDILTLPMPDVGLSVPEN is encoded by the coding sequence ATGGGAGGAATATTTTTCATGGATGCCTTTGAAACGGGGCTTGCACCTGAGGTGCTGGCTTCTTTTTTCTCCGGAATGGACGAGCTTTATGTCCAGATGGATTCGGCCTATGCCGCTGTGGCGGAAAGTACCGGTTTTTCCTGTGGTGGATGTGCGGACAGCTGCTGTAACACACGGTTTTATCACTATACCCTTGTGGAGGTTCTTTATCTTTTAAAAGGTTTCTCCATGCTTGGTGAGGAGGAGCGCTCTGCCATGGAACAAAGGGCTTTGGACCTGTGTAAGGCCATGAAAGCCCATGATGCCGAAGGAGGGGATGGTGTTTTTAGGGCGCTTTGCCCTTTGAATGTGGATGGATTGTGCCGTGTTTATGCCCACAGACCCATGATCTGCAGGCTTCATGGTGTGCCATGGAAAATGCTGGGTCGTGGTGGTGAGATCAAGGGGCCTGGGTGTGAATCTTTTGGAGCCAGTGGTGATATGCTTCTTGACCGGACGCCCCTTTACAGAAATCTTGCCCTTCTGGAGCGGGATCTGCGCAAAAAATCGGGTTTTGACGGGCGTATTCGTCTGAGCATTTCGGATATTCTTACCCTGCCCATGCCCGATGTTGGATTAAGTGTACCCGAAAATTGA